The Haloferax volcanii DS2 genome contains a region encoding:
- a CDS encoding IS4-like element ISHvo12 family transposase — MLNQLSPDLIRRRLTSLFPTELIEDIARERDVVQRDRKIDITMLVWTLIMGFAVDGEARTIAGFQRAYSAATNQTVARSSFYDRFTPALAALLNDLLEHALEEVAVPHTIAPQFELFRDVLIADATVFRLHRLLDSFPATHSGQSGAKLHLVQNATKQTIEQFQLTDERTHESSQLRTGSWLRGRLLLFDLGFYSFRRFALIEENGGFFLSRLKSNANPLIVGERRKWRGRAISLPERRLRDVLEDLSREIIDVTVEIEFKRRAYAGKESTDSMEFRVVGVRNEDTDDYHLYVTNLPDEFTPRQVGALYGLRWEVELVFRELKSLYGLEKFQTSDPAIVELLVVAALLTLTVSRALLGVFQELFPETVFPRERWAKTFRSLAQLMLEDLAQSFGHPPPNLSELLFRDARQPEKSRLLLNERVAEAFRRRSSA, encoded by the coding sequence GTGCTAAACCAACTCTCCCCGGATCTCATACGACGACGGTTGACTTCCCTGTTTCCCACCGAGCTAATCGAAGACATCGCGCGCGAGCGCGATGTCGTCCAGCGTGACCGGAAAATCGACATCACGATGCTCGTCTGGACGCTCATCATGGGCTTCGCCGTCGACGGCGAAGCCCGAACTATCGCCGGCTTTCAACGGGCGTACTCCGCAGCAACCAACCAGACCGTTGCCCGCTCAAGCTTCTACGATCGGTTCACGCCGGCCCTCGCAGCACTGTTGAACGACCTCCTCGAGCACGCTCTCGAGGAGGTCGCGGTTCCTCACACGATCGCGCCACAGTTCGAGCTGTTTCGAGACGTACTGATCGCCGATGCAACCGTGTTCAGGTTGCATCGGCTCCTCGATTCGTTTCCAGCCACTCACTCGGGTCAATCCGGCGCGAAACTCCACCTCGTGCAGAACGCGACCAAGCAGACGATCGAGCAGTTCCAGCTCACCGATGAACGCACCCACGAGAGCAGCCAACTCCGCACCGGGAGTTGGCTACGAGGCCGGCTGTTACTGTTCGATCTGGGCTTCTACAGTTTCCGCCGCTTCGCGTTGATCGAGGAGAACGGCGGGTTCTTCCTGAGTCGGCTGAAGTCGAACGCGAATCCGTTGATCGTTGGAGAGCGACGGAAATGGCGCGGGCGCGCCATTTCCTTGCCAGAGCGTCGTCTTCGGGACGTTCTGGAAGATCTCAGTCGGGAGATCATCGACGTAACGGTAGAGATCGAGTTCAAACGGCGGGCATACGCTGGGAAGGAATCAACGGATTCGATGGAGTTTCGCGTCGTCGGTGTCCGCAACGAGGACACCGACGACTACCACCTGTACGTGACGAATCTGCCCGATGAGTTCACTCCAAGGCAGGTCGGGGCGCTGTACGGGTTGCGGTGGGAAGTGGAGTTGGTGTTCCGGGAACTGAAGTCGCTGTATGGGCTGGAGAAATTCCAGACGAGTGATCCAGCGATCGTGGAGCTGTTAGTGGTGGCGGCTCTGCTGACGCTGACGGTCAGCAGAGCCTTGCTCGGGGTGTTTCAGGAGCTGTTCCCAGAGACAGTGTTTCCGCGAGAACGCTGGGCGAAGACCTTCCGGTCTCTCGCCCAGCTCATGCTCGAAGATCTGGCCCAGTCGTTCGGCCATCCACCGCCGAACCTGTCGGAACTGCTGTTTCGTGACGCCCGCCAACCAGAGAAATCGCGGCTCTTACTCAACGAACGAGTAGCTGAGGCCTTCAGGAGGCGATCCAGTGCTTAA
- a CDS encoding ParA family protein: protein MDKGGVTKTTSTAHLGEALAREYGLNVLLIDLAGKQGDLSKQFGIHDEVRAAEDDAWPNISTVFAEEWSTIAEKVPDAVEDMIWETDENVDLIPAHEGLDSVDDDLASVNVEDRYTRLDEFLTNYVDPLGYDVVLLDLPGLTNNVTLNGLFATGRVIAPLTMGEFEERQLDQLVADIDEIVAGFDVDLELAMVLPSMYDKRANVDTEMLARLREQYPDRIAPSPITSSQGVPNAQAEGRTVFAVPNDELLATAKRVKDAYTDAATALLQRVDGETATASTETN from the coding sequence ATGGACAAAGGAGGAGTCACAAAAACCACCAGCACAGCACACCTCGGGGAAGCGCTCGCCCGAGAGTACGGGCTTAACGTCCTACTCATCGATCTCGCAGGAAAGCAGGGCGACCTCTCTAAGCAGTTCGGCATCCACGATGAGGTTCGTGCCGCCGAAGACGATGCGTGGCCGAATATCTCGACTGTGTTCGCTGAAGAATGGTCGACTATCGCCGAGAAGGTCCCCGATGCTGTCGAGGACATGATTTGGGAAACTGACGAAAACGTCGACCTCATCCCCGCCCACGAGGGACTGGACAGCGTCGACGACGACCTCGCGAGCGTCAACGTCGAGGACCGCTACACGCGCCTTGACGAGTTCCTGACGAACTACGTCGACCCTCTCGGCTACGACGTTGTCCTGCTCGACCTCCCCGGATTGACCAACAATGTTACGCTGAATGGACTGTTCGCGACGGGCCGCGTCATCGCCCCGCTCACGATGGGCGAGTTCGAGGAGCGACAGCTCGATCAACTCGTCGCAGACATTGACGAGATTGTCGCTGGTTTCGACGTTGACCTCGAACTGGCGATGGTCCTCCCGAGTATGTACGACAAGCGTGCGAACGTCGACACCGAAATGCTCGCCCGACTCCGCGAGCAGTATCCCGACCGTATCGCCCCGAGTCCCATTACCAGCTCACAGGGCGTTCCGAACGCACAAGCCGAAGGCCGAACCGTCTTCGCCGTCCCGAACGATGAACTCCTCGCGACGGCCAAACGAGTGAAAGACGCCTACACCGACGCTGCGACGGCACTTCTCCAGCGCGTCGACGGCGAGACAGCGACGGCCTCCACGGAGACTAACTAA
- a CDS encoding ISH3 family transposase, with amino-acid sequence MSKQPQQADDEIHEDQLLNFLVNSLDEEVALSLAENAELDAEDIYEVLVGACADGTSVSTLCERSEDAPHENSVLYHLRTKFDLETLEQVGNMLLQKDVLDVLPQQVEVCADLHLRPYYGDEDDTDGLYHSQAKRGTTAFHAYATLYARVKNKRYTLAVRRLEDGDTASSVLAEFLGILDGLDLGVKAVYLDREFYDSKCLTLLQAHNHAYVMPIVRWGRTIKRELSEGWSRVIQHSLTARLDGHSWTVEFPVYIDCTYQNGRYDEHGVARHGYAADAPFIDSPRDARYHYAKRFGIEASYRLSEQSIATTSTQNPVVRLLYVVVSLLLQNVWRYLHWEYVATPRRGGRRLWQWPFKEFINMIRRAAWTALATRRAVPANRPPDDRFHR; translated from the coding sequence GTGTCCAAGCAACCACAGCAAGCAGACGATGAAATCCACGAGGACCAGCTCCTTAACTTCCTCGTCAACTCTCTTGACGAGGAAGTTGCTCTCTCACTCGCTGAAAACGCTGAACTCGATGCTGAAGACATCTACGAGGTCCTCGTCGGCGCCTGCGCCGACGGGACCTCGGTCTCAACGCTCTGTGAGAGAAGCGAAGATGCACCCCACGAAAACTCCGTTCTCTACCATCTCCGCACTAAATTCGATCTAGAAACGCTCGAACAGGTTGGCAACATGCTCCTCCAGAAAGACGTTCTCGACGTCCTTCCCCAGCAGGTGGAGGTCTGCGCAGACCTCCACCTGCGGCCCTACTATGGTGACGAAGACGACACGGACGGCCTGTATCACTCACAAGCGAAGCGTGGAACCACCGCGTTCCACGCGTACGCGACGCTGTACGCACGCGTGAAGAACAAACGCTACACGCTGGCGGTGCGCCGTCTCGAAGACGGCGACACCGCCAGCAGTGTCCTCGCAGAGTTCCTCGGTATTCTCGACGGCCTTGACCTCGGTGTCAAGGCCGTCTATCTTGACCGCGAATTCTACGACAGCAAGTGTTTGACGCTGCTTCAGGCGCACAACCACGCGTACGTCATGCCGATCGTCCGCTGGGGACGGACGATCAAGCGAGAACTCTCGGAAGGGTGGAGTCGCGTGATTCAGCACAGTCTGACGGCGAGACTCGACGGTCACAGCTGGACCGTCGAGTTTCCCGTCTACATCGACTGTACCTACCAGAACGGACGGTACGACGAACATGGCGTGGCGCGTCACGGCTACGCCGCTGACGCGCCGTTCATCGACTCACCACGAGACGCTCGATACCACTACGCGAAACGCTTCGGTATCGAGGCAAGCTATCGACTCTCTGAACAAAGTATCGCGACGACCTCGACACAAAATCCGGTTGTACGGCTGCTGTACGTCGTGGTGAGCTTGCTGTTACAGAACGTGTGGCGGTATCTGCACTGGGAGTACGTGGCGACGCCCCGCCGAGGCGGGCGTCGCCTCTGGCAGTGGCCATTCAAGGAGTTCATCAACATGATCCGACGGGCAGCGTGGACGGCCCTCGCGACGCGTCGGGCCGTCCCCGCGAACCGGCCACCGGACGACCGGTTCCACCGGTAA
- a CDS encoding M48 metallopeptidase family protein encodes MNSYVQYFPLHEQSGIQDYVVSHELAHFKHDEHSDAFWNTVGTLVPDYRKRREWLRIKGGPLTV; translated from the coding sequence GTGAATTCCTATGTCCAATATTTTCCGCTTCACGAGCAAAGCGGGATTCAGGACTACGTTGTGTCTCACGAACTCGCTCACTTCAAGCACGACGAGCACTCAGATGCATTCTGGAATACCGTCGGGACGCTGGTTCCCGACTATCGCAAAAGGCGTGAGTGGCTCCGCATTAAGGGTGGTCCTCTTACTGTATAA
- a CDS encoding type II toxin-antitoxin system VapC family toxin, with amino-acid sequence MDISDLPYPDTSQFEHYGIDKRPSRIYIGREFLKFRYHENPSDDITVTKQNYVDEFFELVEGIELPFQKVYINQSTLTEVAVWLHRNQSELAAEKCLTEAFGESPLIIEPTTTTVFQSAIDAFVKDSDKDPNFGEYLDYATMQEAQIEHILTWDSDFCRFGEQITMLPHKMWNM; translated from the coding sequence ATGGATATCTCGGATCTACCTTATCCGGATACCTCTCAATTTGAACACTACGGAATCGATAAACGACCAAGTAGGATATACATCGGTCGTGAATTCTTGAAATTCAGATACCATGAAAACCCGTCAGATGATATAACGGTCACGAAACAGAACTACGTAGACGAATTTTTCGAACTTGTAGAAGGAATTGAACTACCGTTTCAAAAAGTATATATAAACCAATCTACACTAACAGAAGTCGCTGTTTGGCTCCACCGTAATCAATCAGAGTTAGCAGCTGAGAAGTGCTTGACTGAAGCATTTGGTGAGAGTCCACTTATAATTGAACCGACAACAACTACTGTCTTTCAGTCGGCGATTGACGCATTTGTCAAAGATTCTGATAAAGATCCGAATTTTGGAGAATACCTTGACTATGCAACAATGCAGGAAGCCCAGATTGAACATATCCTCACTTGGGACTCTGACTTCTGTAGGTTCGGAGAACAGATAACGATGTTACCACATAAGATGTGGAATATGTAG
- a CDS encoding VirB4 family type IV secretion system protein: MTQNTQHTIDAQIQKDPGQIVPPRVDTSIDITDHLSLKDLKTLAPAGVLTTAGVGGLFTGNPTLGTVGLGAGAVAGVGAIGMTVTNRWYNSPRERVADWYSHIRSDDENTALADVTGVAGMTDDGLVEMADGRVVGLVRVDPQNAALLDDGGQNSLAASLSSAIDEQVRDIPFRIYSTTRDEKPGTVVAQRYEERALDPTTDVDQSDVLLGTADWLTDGDIPNWNAREWKHYVAVDAAPSDALGPTDESLWDIANPLVDTGVETVSDEQVWKKTNKRVQTVVDAINSVGELEAERVEAAEALSMARNYWGRTDEVGGPLAGDVLAGETEAGHVVNPETFDEQRGWVDLGDEFARTLWIAEYPTETESMWLSRLTSIRGINVDLCVNADPVDKDAAIHELSQKIADVGSEGMDRQEDGDVTTMDVDDANDANVKMRKLLRDTPSQPWDVSTYVVVRADNEAALNTADETLSAVESFDGAKHAALDEAEQDVRDLLTTTPANVTPIAPSLVQGTLLRSASPLTTDVWNDETPADKSRRVPGAVIGSMFPFCGVSIQEESGMDWGRNEQNGSLLRLSPFERGGAPHQLTIGQTRAGKTYSASKAAMRWWLERDGRTLITIDTQQGFDGVTRLCNGKHIEVDASQSVNPLRITAPSDDPQDCAREFRMTVEETVAFLTNLLRSDGVDNADEFAPILSQAAESTLSRAGIDAHQPETFNNGNPNLSDFIDTLIDMNESPEKYTWSDDGHEVESHKTQVGELLTKLRSFQEGGKYEALVGEDEIDIVSDDVEMAYLDLHSLSGSDDAEKSAMLMLMLSQVRKKIKTAPGETVLMLDEAHVLLDNPRTANWLQKAAREFARYDASLWFLSQSPKDFVSADSETDARDTIRGQCGMVHIFRTPAVDDDVLAEFGLNQTQREFVREKAVRGKSGRGYSECLIYAEDIAGWIPTYVETSPAEDAVLSWSRDDGDEALADDQGQDRTVAAAGGDD, from the coding sequence ATGACGCAGAATACTCAACACACGATTGACGCACAGATTCAGAAAGACCCCGGACAAATCGTCCCACCTCGGGTCGACACGAGCATCGACATTACAGATCACCTATCGTTGAAGGACCTCAAGACGCTCGCCCCAGCTGGCGTTCTCACGACTGCTGGTGTCGGTGGGCTGTTCACCGGCAACCCAACGCTTGGTACGGTGGGCCTCGGTGCGGGAGCTGTGGCCGGCGTCGGGGCTATCGGAATGACGGTGACGAACCGCTGGTACAACTCTCCCCGAGAGCGCGTTGCGGACTGGTATTCACACATCCGGTCAGATGACGAGAACACCGCCCTCGCGGATGTGACGGGCGTCGCCGGGATGACCGACGATGGGTTAGTCGAGATGGCCGATGGCCGCGTCGTCGGCCTTGTCCGCGTCGACCCACAGAACGCGGCGCTCCTCGATGACGGTGGGCAGAACTCGCTGGCCGCGTCCCTGTCGTCGGCTATCGACGAACAAGTCCGTGATATTCCGTTCCGCATCTACTCGACGACGCGCGACGAGAAACCGGGGACGGTCGTCGCACAGCGATATGAGGAACGGGCGCTCGACCCCACAACTGATGTGGACCAGTCCGATGTTCTGCTTGGGACCGCTGACTGGCTGACTGATGGCGACATTCCGAACTGGAACGCTCGCGAGTGGAAGCACTACGTCGCGGTCGATGCGGCTCCGAGTGACGCCCTCGGGCCGACCGACGAATCGCTGTGGGACATAGCGAACCCACTCGTTGACACGGGCGTCGAGACAGTGTCTGACGAGCAGGTCTGGAAGAAGACAAACAAGAGAGTGCAGACAGTCGTCGACGCGATCAACTCTGTCGGAGAACTCGAAGCAGAGCGCGTTGAGGCCGCCGAAGCCCTATCTATGGCCCGAAACTACTGGGGTCGAACCGATGAGGTCGGTGGTCCTCTCGCTGGTGATGTGCTCGCTGGTGAAACGGAGGCAGGGCACGTGGTCAACCCCGAGACGTTCGACGAACAGCGCGGGTGGGTCGACCTCGGTGACGAGTTCGCCCGGACACTCTGGATAGCCGAATATCCAACTGAGACGGAGTCCATGTGGCTCTCGCGGCTGACGAGTATCCGAGGAATCAACGTGGACCTCTGTGTCAACGCCGACCCAGTCGACAAGGATGCTGCGATTCATGAGTTGTCGCAGAAAATCGCTGACGTAGGCTCCGAGGGGATGGATCGGCAGGAGGACGGTGACGTCACCACAATGGACGTTGACGACGCGAACGACGCGAACGTCAAGATGCGGAAGCTACTGCGAGACACCCCAAGTCAGCCGTGGGACGTGTCGACTTACGTGGTCGTGCGGGCTGACAACGAGGCCGCGCTGAACACGGCTGACGAGACGCTGTCTGCTGTCGAGTCGTTCGATGGCGCGAAGCACGCAGCGCTTGATGAAGCCGAACAAGACGTGCGTGACCTGCTGACGACGACGCCCGCGAACGTCACGCCTATCGCACCATCACTCGTCCAAGGCACGCTCCTGCGCTCTGCGTCGCCGCTGACAACTGATGTCTGGAACGACGAAACGCCCGCCGACAAGTCGCGACGAGTGCCGGGCGCTGTCATCGGGTCGATGTTCCCGTTCTGTGGTGTGTCGATCCAAGAGGAATCGGGAATGGACTGGGGCCGGAACGAACAAAACGGGTCGCTGCTCCGTCTGTCGCCGTTCGAACGCGGCGGTGCGCCGCATCAGCTCACCATCGGGCAGACGCGAGCGGGCAAGACCTACTCAGCGTCGAAAGCGGCGATGCGATGGTGGTTGGAGCGTGACGGCCGGACGCTCATCACTATCGACACTCAGCAGGGATTTGACGGCGTCACGCGACTCTGCAATGGGAAACATATCGAGGTTGACGCGAGTCAGTCGGTCAACCCGCTCCGCATCACAGCGCCGTCTGACGACCCGCAGGACTGCGCCCGCGAGTTCAGAATGACCGTCGAGGAGACGGTCGCGTTCTTGACTAACCTGCTCCGGTCGGATGGCGTCGACAACGCTGACGAGTTCGCGCCAATACTCTCACAGGCCGCCGAGTCGACGTTGTCCCGCGCTGGCATCGATGCACACCAACCCGAGACGTTCAATAACGGCAATCCCAACCTCTCAGACTTCATCGACACGCTCATCGACATGAACGAGTCGCCGGAGAAGTACACCTGGAGCGACGACGGCCATGAGGTCGAGTCACACAAAACGCAGGTCGGCGAACTCCTGACGAAATTGCGGTCGTTCCAAGAAGGCGGCAAGTACGAGGCGCTGGTCGGGGAGGATGAGATAGACATTGTCAGCGATGATGTAGAAATGGCGTACCTTGACCTGCACTCGCTGTCAGGGTCCGACGACGCCGAAAAGAGCGCGATGTTGATGCTGATGCTCTCACAGGTCCGCAAGAAAATCAAAACCGCACCCGGTGAGACGGTGCTGATGCTCGACGAGGCCCACGTCCTACTCGACAACCCACGCACGGCAAACTGGTTGCAGAAGGCCGCTCGCGAGTTCGCTCGCTACGATGCAAGTCTGTGGTTCCTCTCACAATCCCCGAAAGACTTTGTCTCGGCTGACTCGGAGACAGACGCTCGTGACACGATTCGCGGGCAATGCGGGATGGTTCACATCTTCCGAACACCTGCCGTCGACGACGATGTTCTCGCAGAGTTCGGTCTGAACCAGACCCAACGCGAGTTCGTTCGCGAGAAAGCCGTCCGTGGCAAATCCGGACGTGGATACTCAGAGTGTCTAATTTACGCTGAGGACATTGCCGGGTGGATTCCGACCTACGTCGAAACATCACCCGCTGAGGACGCGGTGTTATCATGGTCGCGTGACGATGGCGACGAGGCGCTCGCGGATGACCAAGGACAAGACCGAACGGTCGCCGCTGCGGGAGGTGACGATTGA
- a CDS encoding type IV secretion system DNA-binding domain-containing protein, giving the protein MGLLDSLRGTEQREEAGYDAVEIDADLATSLTSPGERDAISVRPNKDNGGIEAMTNVLESLHSVETDSPRLSRSVQNVSPAHSFEMRYTREQGGGDRVVTMQYVAGDDRTDGTLKRQLQTQYPDSQLDRVSSEVIPECGVDGRYIAGATLQLRRYTLYPIKNLDLPGFSTDPTGAILEEMVGTQDESETDADVVVQVMFKPARRTWTEGVDGGHGLVDDDDEAVNGTPGIKTLAMNLRQPTYKKERRLFTRETVEYPPSKVDKSVASLLEEQQGEKGWRLCLRVFAISDDPSVAISRASTTAGMFRNFYESNSEQTFVPDPLDEGEVRETALRAADREWINHGIVKAQREVAGLLNIPESQYVTTNKMRWSMSRPGEGVPPGTPRFDFAEHNVAGASHEEEQVAMLDESGRGDPFWYGFGSRHGVEVGIEPDVLNVHQFVGGGTGKGKTTYLTNLSSQIMERGHGAMIFDPKGKDADEFIREWPEDRDREDFVFVDLTDEYENKVRFNFLEVPGDVEPGTRKFASTVEALCDDLTAMISQAGGDDNYWGALMDRVARTLIRGMAKSGRTCTLLDLACVCTNPDNRDKFAEWMSEERMHFIEDAAERIREKEDSDLEPLAGRLDQWVQNDAIRDLIAARESTVSISEVVRDGKVVVVRNAPSSGETEKRLFATALIRRAWVAARENRDSPPFYVVLDEFDSIVSEQSDIHSILSEARAFDFCLTLSCQNPSNQLPEQVQKAVENQCETFISFNPGGKDDARLIAAQHSPEVSWEDLTNLSKYKFFMRTHDDTDTLTHSYKVDAFPPVGEVRREVNGVAGMTDAELDTLKRESVERYGEPMESAEQQKRQSHFYDLGGVGPDGHDGGNLELTDERATKLLAALFRLRVSQDLDDGEPIQMVDAKEAVRERVDVDGQHVDTLIQRANSRDLVNVSNDAMTIDLAPAGREQLFSSGQSGNAGSIAHQAAMEPIAHDLAEMGYHVRVPEQTGDEMPDLFAECPVDTGGETFEEAMANRDRLKEQYPDVFALSKERDVAVEFEKATRSAPAQIGHNLRKAVESGDHCLFIVNQSDDDGERFADAARQLSEKLADPMLTYTERRTPNDVEARYHHRDDKCPAVHQEGAEAPSKFVAIPGDVTYQWVLDGDLVVLRDSDGTEYTQFADVDAWTSRSATDWPARYRVGDDGHVTVSGDSLDEYESVDALREDYTLVSAPYIPEMEFAGAIDELGALPTRDEWTIAVLPNDNIGLQRYDRVDDTCYPLVEGIEDRRDRSRDENPHTEGGEDTGPDAVQPDDGDDSDGLWSDSLL; this is encoded by the coding sequence ATGGGCCTGCTCGACTCGCTTCGCGGGACGGAACAACGTGAGGAAGCAGGGTACGACGCGGTGGAGATAGATGCCGACCTCGCTACCTCGCTGACAAGTCCAGGCGAACGCGACGCTATCAGCGTGCGCCCGAACAAGGACAATGGCGGGATTGAGGCGATGACGAACGTCCTCGAATCGCTGCATTCGGTGGAGACAGACTCACCCCGGTTGTCGCGGTCAGTCCAGAACGTCTCACCAGCTCATTCGTTCGAGATGCGATACACGCGCGAGCAGGGTGGCGGCGACCGCGTCGTGACGATGCAGTACGTCGCAGGCGACGACCGTACCGATGGAACGCTCAAGCGTCAGTTGCAGACGCAGTATCCCGACTCCCAGCTTGACCGTGTCTCGTCCGAAGTCATCCCGGAGTGCGGCGTCGACGGTCGCTACATCGCGGGTGCGACGCTCCAACTTCGTCGGTACACGCTGTATCCCATCAAAAACCTCGACCTACCGGGGTTCTCGACGGACCCGACGGGGGCGATCCTGGAGGAGATGGTCGGCACGCAAGACGAATCCGAGACGGACGCCGACGTCGTCGTGCAGGTGATGTTCAAGCCCGCTCGTCGGACGTGGACCGAAGGCGTCGACGGCGGCCACGGACTCGTCGACGACGATGACGAGGCGGTGAACGGCACGCCGGGAATCAAGACGCTCGCGATGAACCTGCGACAGCCGACGTACAAGAAAGAGCGCCGCTTGTTTACTCGTGAGACTGTCGAGTATCCCCCCTCGAAGGTCGACAAGTCGGTCGCCTCCCTGCTCGAAGAACAGCAGGGAGAGAAGGGGTGGCGACTCTGCCTGCGCGTGTTTGCCATCAGCGACGACCCTTCCGTCGCCATCTCGCGGGCGTCGACGACCGCTGGAATGTTTCGCAATTTCTACGAGAGCAACAGCGAACAAACCTTCGTACCGGACCCGCTCGACGAGGGTGAAGTTCGAGAGACTGCGTTGCGGGCAGCTGACCGGGAGTGGATCAACCACGGGATTGTGAAAGCACAGCGTGAGGTGGCCGGTCTGCTGAACATCCCCGAATCGCAGTACGTCACGACGAACAAGATGCGCTGGTCGATGAGTCGACCGGGCGAGGGCGTCCCGCCGGGAACGCCTCGGTTCGACTTTGCCGAACACAACGTCGCAGGCGCGTCGCACGAGGAGGAGCAAGTCGCCATGCTTGACGAGTCTGGTCGTGGCGACCCCTTCTGGTACGGGTTCGGGAGTCGGCACGGCGTCGAAGTCGGCATCGAACCGGACGTGCTGAATGTCCACCAGTTCGTCGGTGGCGGGACCGGGAAGGGTAAGACGACGTATCTGACCAACCTGTCGAGTCAAATTATGGAACGCGGCCACGGGGCGATGATTTTTGACCCGAAGGGGAAGGACGCTGACGAGTTCATCCGCGAATGGCCCGAGGACCGTGACCGCGAGGACTTCGTGTTCGTCGACCTCACAGACGAGTACGAGAACAAGGTCCGGTTCAACTTCCTCGAAGTGCCGGGGGACGTCGAACCGGGCACGCGAAAGTTCGCGTCGACGGTCGAAGCGCTCTGTGACGACCTGACGGCGATGATTAGTCAGGCGGGCGGTGACGACAACTACTGGGGTGCGCTGATGGACCGCGTCGCTCGGACACTCATCCGGGGGATGGCGAAGTCGGGACGGACCTGCACCCTGCTCGACCTCGCGTGCGTCTGCACCAACCCGGACAACCGCGACAAATTCGCTGAGTGGATGAGCGAGGAGCGGATGCACTTCATCGAGGACGCCGCCGAGCGGATTCGGGAGAAAGAGGACAGCGACCTCGAACCGCTCGCGGGCCGTCTCGACCAATGGGTCCAGAACGACGCCATCCGTGACCTCATCGCCGCTCGCGAGTCGACCGTTAGCATCAGCGAGGTCGTGCGCGACGGGAAGGTCGTCGTCGTTCGGAACGCGCCGTCAAGCGGTGAGACGGAAAAGCGACTGTTCGCGACGGCACTCATCCGTCGGGCGTGGGTCGCCGCTCGCGAGAACCGCGACTCGCCGCCGTTCTACGTCGTGCTTGACGAGTTCGACAGTATCGTCTCAGAACAGTCGGACATCCACAGCATCCTGTCGGAAGCACGCGCGTTCGACTTCTGCCTGACGCTGTCGTGTCAGAACCCGTCGAACCAACTCCCCGAGCAGGTCCAGAAGGCCGTCGAGAACCAATGTGAGACGTTCATCTCGTTCAACCCCGGTGGGAAGGACGACGCGCGTCTCATCGCCGCTCAACACTCGCCCGAAGTGTCCTGGGAGGACCTGACGAACCTGAGCAAGTACAAGTTCTTCATGCGAACCCACGACGACACCGACACGCTGACCCACTCGTACAAAGTCGATGCGTTCCCGCCAGTCGGGGAAGTACGTCGCGAGGTCAACGGTGTGGCCGGGATGACCGACGCGGAACTTGACACGCTGAAACGCGAGTCCGTCGAGCGCTACGGCGAACCGATGGAGAGTGCTGAACAGCAGAAGCGTCAGTCCCACTTCTACGACCTCGGGGGCGTCGGACCAGACGGCCACGACGGTGGCAACCTCGAACTCACCGATGAGCGTGCAACCAAACTACTCGCGGCGCTGTTTCGCCTGCGTGTCTCTCAGGACCTCGATGACGGCGAACCTATCCAGATGGTCGACGCGAAAGAGGCAGTCCGTGAGCGCGTCGACGTTGACGGCCAGCACGTCGATACGCTCATCCAACGGGCGAACTCTCGCGACCTCGTCAACGTGTCGAACGACGCGATGACCATCGACCTCGCACCTGCCGGACGGGAACAACTGTTCTCGTCGGGGCAGTCGGGCAATGCGGGTTCGATTGCTCATCAGGCGGCGATGGAACCAATTGCCCACGACCTCGCGGAGATGGGCTACCACGTTCGTGTCCCCGAGCAGACGGGTGACGAGATGCCCGACCTGTTTGCCGAGTGCCCGGTCGACACGGGCGGCGAGACGTTCGAGGAAGCAATGGCGAATCGCGACCGGCTGAAAGAGCAGTACCCCGACGTGTTCGCGCTGAGTAAGGAGCGTGATGTTGCTGTCGAGTTCGAGAAGGCGACGCGGTCGGCTCCGGCGCAGATAGGGCACAACCTTCGGAAAGCCGTCGAGTCGGGCGACCATTGCCTGTTCATCGTGAATCAGTCTGACGACGATGGCGAGCGCTTCGCTGATGCCGCGCGACAGCTCTCGGAGAAACTGGCCGACCCGATGCTGACGTACACCGAACGGCGGACACCGAACGACGTCGAGGCCCGCTATCACCACCGCGACGACAAGTGTCCGGCAGTCCACCAGGAAGGCGCTGAGGCCCCGAGTAAGTTCGTCGCCATTCCCGGTGACGTGACCTACCAATGGGTTCTCGATGGAGACCTCGTAGTGCTGCGAGATTCGGATGGGACCGAGTACACACAGTTTGCTGACGTTGACGCGTGGACATCGCGGTCAGCGACCGATTGGCCCGCTCGATACCGCGTTGGCGATGACGGCCACGTCACGGTCAGCGGTGACTCGCTCGACGAATACGAGTCAGTCGACGCGCTCCGAGAGGACTACACACTCGTCTCCGCTCCGTACATCCCCGAGATGGAGTTCGCGGGTGCTATCGACGAACTGGGCGCACTCCCGACGCGCGACGAGTGGACTATCGCAGTCCTGCCGAACGACAATATCGGTCTGCAACGGTACGACCGAGTCGACGACACCTGTTACCCGCTTGTCGAGGGTATTGAGGACCGTAGAGACAGGTCCCGCGACGAAAACCCCCACACCGAAGGCGGGGAAGACACCGGTCCAGATGCGGTGCAACCTGACGACGGCGACGACAGCGACGGCCTCTGGTCCGACTCGCTGCTCTGA